The Mycolicibacterium flavescens genome has a segment encoding these proteins:
- a CDS encoding acyl-CoA dehydrogenase — protein sequence MAFDLTPTEAQHDLARRTHEFAEEVVRPVALDYDKRQEFPWPVLEEAATRGFYSPLFYRDLIGDPTGLSLPIFMEELFWGCAGIGLAVVMPALALSAIGQAASPEQMLQWAPECFGTPGDLKLAALAISEPEGGSDVRNLRTHARRDGDDWIIDGHKMWIGNGGIANVHVVNAVVDQELGHKGQALFIVPGSTPGLEMVRKLDKLGCRASHTAELKFNGVRVPADNLLGGQEKLDYKLAKAREAVEGAKHSGSATLGTFEQTRPMVAAQALGIARAALEYATEYANRREAFGAPIIDNQGIAFPLAELATTLDGARLLTWRASWMAASGVPFERGEGSMSKLAASEVAVRATERAIQTMGGWGYITDHPVEKWYRDAKLYTIFEGTSEIQRVVIANALGAADGKPPLHFDLEPSGGPFNRMFGRGTPLRGRAADAALSAKDRVPAPIMRLAMNVLRPPRK from the coding sequence GTGGCCTTCGACCTGACGCCCACCGAGGCGCAGCACGACCTGGCGCGACGGACCCACGAATTCGCCGAAGAGGTGGTCCGGCCCGTCGCGCTCGACTACGACAAACGCCAGGAGTTCCCCTGGCCGGTGCTCGAGGAAGCCGCCACGCGCGGCTTCTACAGTCCCCTGTTCTATCGCGACCTCATCGGCGACCCGACGGGGCTTTCGCTGCCGATATTCATGGAGGAGCTCTTCTGGGGCTGCGCCGGCATCGGCCTTGCCGTGGTCATGCCCGCACTCGCGCTGTCGGCCATCGGACAGGCTGCCTCGCCCGAACAGATGCTCCAGTGGGCACCCGAATGCTTCGGCACCCCAGGCGATCTGAAGCTGGCGGCACTGGCGATCTCCGAGCCCGAGGGCGGCAGCGACGTCCGCAACCTCCGGACACACGCCCGGCGCGACGGCGACGACTGGATCATCGACGGCCACAAGATGTGGATCGGCAACGGCGGCATCGCCAACGTGCACGTGGTCAACGCCGTCGTCGACCAGGAACTCGGACACAAGGGCCAAGCGCTCTTCATCGTCCCCGGCAGCACCCCGGGTCTGGAGATGGTCCGCAAGCTCGACAAGCTCGGCTGCCGCGCCTCGCACACCGCGGAGCTGAAGTTCAACGGCGTGCGCGTCCCCGCCGACAACCTGCTCGGCGGCCAGGAGAAACTCGACTACAAGCTGGCCAAAGCCCGCGAAGCCGTCGAAGGCGCCAAGCACTCCGGCTCGGCCACGCTGGGCACCTTCGAACAGACGCGGCCGATGGTCGCCGCCCAGGCCCTCGGGATCGCCCGGGCCGCACTCGAATACGCCACGGAGTACGCCAACCGCCGAGAGGCGTTCGGCGCCCCCATCATCGACAACCAGGGGATCGCGTTCCCACTCGCCGAACTGGCGACCACGCTCGACGGCGCCCGCCTGCTCACCTGGCGCGCGTCGTGGATGGCCGCCAGCGGTGTCCCGTTCGAACGCGGCGAGGGCTCGATGTCCAAGCTCGCGGCCAGCGAGGTCGCGGTCCGCGCCACCGAACGCGCCATCCAGACAATGGGCGGCTGGGGCTACATCACCGACCATCCCGTCGAAAAGTGGTACCGGGATGCCAAGCTGTACACCATCTTCGAGGGCACCAGCGAGATTCAGCGGGTCGTCATCGCCAATGCGCTCGGCGCCGCCGACGGGAAGCCCCCGCTGCACTTCGACCTCGAACCGAGCGGTGGGCCGTTCAACCGCATGTTCGGGCGCGGTACTCCGCTACGCGGTCGGGCCGCCGATGCCGCGCTTTCGGCCAAGGACCGGGTGCCCGCCCCGATAATGCGGTTGGCGATGAACGTGTTGCGCCCGCCTCGCAAATGA